From Streptomyces sp. Edi4, one genomic window encodes:
- a CDS encoding methylated-DNA--[protein]-cysteine S-methyltransferase, with product MRITHTLIDSPYGPLTLVAADGVLSRLYMENQRHRPPQETFGERGDGGPFPGAIAQLQAYFAGELTEFTMELSLLGTPFQQRVWRGLQRIPYGETRTYGELAEALGSPGASRAVGLANGKNPVGIIVPCHRVIGANGSLTGYGGGLERKQRLLAFERGAAREDVLF from the coding sequence GTGCGCATCACCCACACCCTCATCGACAGCCCCTACGGCCCGCTCACCCTCGTCGCCGCCGACGGCGTCCTGAGCCGCCTCTACATGGAGAACCAGCGTCACCGCCCGCCGCAGGAGACCTTCGGCGAGCGAGGTGACGGCGGCCCCTTCCCCGGGGCTATCGCTCAGCTCCAGGCGTACTTCGCGGGTGAACTGACCGAATTCACGATGGAGTTGAGCCTGCTGGGCACCCCCTTCCAGCAGCGCGTCTGGCGCGGGCTCCAACGGATCCCGTACGGCGAGACCCGCACCTACGGCGAACTCGCCGAAGCCCTCGGCAGCCCGGGCGCATCCCGCGCGGTGGGCCTGGCCAACGGCAAGAACCCGGTGGGCATCATCGTGCCCTGCCACCGCGTCATCGGCGCCAACGGCAGCCTCACCGGCTACGGCGGCGGCCTGGAGCGCAAACAGCGGTTGCTCGCGTTCGAACGCGGCGCGGCGAGGGAGGACGTGCTCTTCTAG